A region of Streptomyces sp. NBC_01264 DNA encodes the following proteins:
- a CDS encoding cytochrome P450: MAIEAGPVGRTAPPVPELDPAVVARWSAGGGPLVELLAEVCGRLGGVGAFRLGDDGPSGRPTVLVTGPEAIQHVLALHPQRYVKRSHRARPLVGEGVLSATGEAWKRQRRLLQSQFTGTGMRRHEQRIAGAARTAAGRWAAYARTGEVFDVGEEMRRFALDTIWRSLTGHPLDADTDRELGAVAAVVAALPTLPADSAGAGEAVAADLARIDAVARHAIAAARGGSAGPDGPGLLHLLVEASAERPEYTDRLIRDELVTLLVAGHETTATTLTWLYLLLDRHPEARAWALAAGAEGSAERREAVQALISETLRLYPSAWILPRHAVEDDVLAGFAVEAGTDVVVCPYLAHRAPVLWPDPERFDPRRFTAPGGRPSVPGGYVPFGIGPRACLGLQFALRESTVLLEHLLPAHEPAFRSVPDRAAYSITVRPDGPTPATLAGRS, encoded by the coding sequence ATGGCCATCGAAGCCGGTCCCGTGGGCCGCACCGCTCCCCCGGTCCCCGAGCTGGATCCCGCCGTCGTGGCACGGTGGAGCGCGGGCGGGGGCCCGCTCGTCGAGCTGCTGGCCGAGGTCTGCGGACGGCTCGGCGGGGTCGGCGCGTTCCGGCTCGGGGACGACGGTCCCAGCGGCCGGCCGACCGTGCTGGTCACCGGTCCGGAGGCGATCCAGCACGTGCTGGCCCTGCATCCGCAGCGCTACGTCAAGCGCTCGCACCGCGCCCGGCCGCTGGTCGGCGAGGGCGTGCTCTCCGCGACCGGCGAGGCGTGGAAGCGGCAGCGGCGGCTCCTGCAGTCCCAGTTCACTGGGACCGGGATGCGCCGCCACGAGCAGCGGATCGCCGGGGCCGCGCGGACGGCCGCCGGGCGCTGGGCCGCGTACGCGCGTACCGGGGAGGTCTTCGACGTCGGCGAGGAGATGCGGCGCTTCGCCCTCGACACCATCTGGCGCTCCCTGACCGGCCATCCGCTGGACGCGGACACCGACCGCGAACTGGGCGCCGTCGCGGCCGTGGTGGCGGCCCTGCCCACGCTGCCGGCCGATTCCGCCGGTGCCGGGGAGGCGGTCGCCGCCGATCTGGCCAGGATCGACGCCGTGGCCCGGCACGCCATCGCCGCCGCCCGCGGGGGCTCCGCGGGTCCCGACGGGCCGGGGTTGCTCCATCTGCTGGTGGAGGCGTCCGCCGAGCGGCCCGAGTACACCGACCGGCTGATCCGCGACGAGCTGGTCACGCTGCTGGTCGCCGGGCACGAGACCACGGCCACCACCCTGACCTGGCTGTACTTGCTCCTCGACCGCCATCCCGAGGCCCGCGCGTGGGCCCTAGCGGCGGGCGCCGAGGGCTCTGCCGAGCGCCGGGAGGCGGTCCAGGCCCTGATCAGCGAGACGTTGCGGCTGTACCCGTCCGCCTGGATCCTGCCCCGGCACGCCGTCGAGGACGACGTCCTGGCGGGCTTCGCCGTCGAGGCGGGCACCGATGTGGTCGTCTGCCCCTACCTCGCGCACCGCGCCCCGGTCCTGTGGCCCGATCCCGAGCGCTTCGACCCGCGGCGCTTCACCGCACCGGGCGGGCGGCCGTCCGTCCCGGGCGGGTACGTGCCCTTCGGCATCGGCCCCCGCGCCTGCCTGGGACTGCAGTTCGCGCTGCGCGAGTCGACGGTGCTGCTGGAACACCTGCTGCCGGCCCACGAGCCGGCCTTCCGGTCCGTACCGGACAGGGCCGCCTACAGCATCACGGTGCGTCCGGACGGTCCGACGCCGGCCACGCTCGCGGGCCGGTCCTGA